The genomic region GGAAAATTCCAAACCGAAAACCGTCATACGGTGATGCTCAGGCGAAAAATGAATCTCGACCTCTCCCTCATCATTACCAGTGATTGTCCGATGCATAGCAGGGTTGTCGTCCCAGGTATGGAATACCGAAACCGCAACATCCAGACCAGACCAGAATGCAGAGACCTTCAACGCAATTTCACTGTTTTCCAACGACGTTTCAGGTTCATCCACCGGAGAAACCATTACCCGCACATCATTCGGAATATCCTGTTCAAGCGCCCAGGGATTATCTGCCGAAGGCTGAACAGCCGACCTGAAAACGGGAATCCAGATCAACTCCATGTCTACCTCGTCACCCAACAACCTGAATTTGACGGCGTCCACAGGGAGACGAATTTCCTCGAGATCCCGGGTGATAAATTCGGTGTAATCCGGTGGTGAAACAATATCAGTGATCTGTACGCCATCGGCCTTACCCCAGATGATCACCTGACGGCCGACACGCACATCCCACCCTTCAGCAGTGTATTCCGCCCAGATTTCGTGCAGATCGATCCCTGTTTCATCCTCAACCCTCCAGTTTTTCTGGGCATCAACGGAAAGATGTGCATACACATCATCAACCTCGGCCGATAACTTGAGGCGTCCCCAAACCCTCGACATCAAAGCATCGTGAGGAGAACGAATTCGCACGGACCGAGCACCTTCGACCCATCCGTCGACTTCCACCCATTCCATCCACGAGCTCTCATCCGCAGCCGCTGCGGAACCCGCAAACGGTAAATACCCCACAGCCACTACAAGAGTCTGCAGCAACTTCTTTTGCCAATTCAATGAATGCGGCCCCGTTGAATGGATGACACCCTGAACAGCTTGTCCCCGAGCCCGGTATCATATCGCATGGCACTGAACTCCATCACTGTCTTGTGATTCCTGACAACATTCTCCATCTCCGAATGCCTGACTGTCCAGAAGCCACCCTCTTTACCGAAATCAACCACCCTGTACACCTTGAGAAGACCATCCTTATCATAGTATTCAGCCTTCAGTATCATATACGCCTCTTTGCTTACCCATAGAACCTTACGGGTGTACATGTCATCCGGGTCGACCGGGATCGATTCGACTTTCCAGCACATCTGTTCTCCAACGGCCTCTTCACCCTGCAACGTATGAGTATCCTCGTCCACATGACGATCTCCCATGTCGTCATACGTGAAATCACTGCCCATAAAGTATTCGTTTTTTGAAGCTCCGCTGATACGCCGAACCTTCTTCATGGCCGGCATATACAGCCACTTGTCATCCTCTCTCGATGGATCATCATATTCCCAGGACAGAAAAGCAGTCCCTTTGACGTCTGCCGGTCGATCGAAAACCATGACCGATTTTTTATCCCTTCCATAGTCCTTCGAGTATGAAGAAACCTCACGAACCCTTTTGCTTCCACGCTTGTTTACCAGAGTCATTTTCATGACCGACGTCCGATCATCACCATCTGGCCGCTCGTCTTCCATCACCATCACATCACGCCCTGTCACCCCATCCGTTTCAGCAAAGACGATATTCCGGTCTGCAGGAAACAGCAAAGCTGAACACACCAGTGCAAAAAGAGTTTTTTTCACCATCGGTAACTCCCGTTTAAAAGTTTAGACGAAAAAAGTAGTACTGGTAAAAGTTCTACGCTAACGGACGGCGAACAGAGTATGACGATCGGCGAAAGTTTGCTTGAATTGAAAGGTTTCCAAAAGGTTCACAACAGTGGAAAACTGCCTTCCCCTGGTGTTGAAAACACGGAGAAAATAACAATGCTGGTGTTGCACCTGCTATCCATGAAAAGACATCGGTTCAGCAACCTTTTTTTCTGCGAAAATCGGCACCGGGGGATACACCGAAATGATGCTTGTATGCTTTGGCAAAATGACTGAGACTGGAATAGCCGACAGAATACGCGGTTTCGGTTACGGTCAATCCCTGATTTTCTATCATGGTCCGGGCTTGCCTCAGCCGTTCATCTTTCAGATACTGGAAAACCGTTTTGCCGAACATCTGCCGAAAACAACGATTGAGCTTGGGATGGGACATACCCGTCACTGCAGCGAGTTCATCGAGATGCGGAGGAGCATCGAGATTACTCAACAGGAGGTTTTTAGCAAACTCTGTTCGATCTCTATCCCCAGGATGCATAACATGCTCTTTTTTCTGGTGCGTTGTTCCAGAAACCGATAATTGTTTTAACTGATAGGCCATCAGTTCGAGAGAACGGCTCTCCAAGAAAAGCTTTCGCGCAACCCCATTATAAGGACAGTCAACGATTTGACGCAACGCGATATGCATAGCTGGCGTAATCCCCCTTATCTTTCGAAAAATACTATCCCCTTGTTCTTTGAAAACCTCCTGTAAAACAGGTGGCAGAAGACCGATATCATCTTTGAAATAGGAAAAGAAAACTTCGGGGCTAATGGCGATGGACACACTCCTCAACTGTGTCCCTGCCTTAACCTGGCCAACTCCGTCAGGCTCGTTCATATAGAGGAAATACTGCTGTTCACCGCAAAACTCCAGTGACCTCTTCGGCTTTCCGACAACGGCCTCATAGTGCCCTGACAGGTAAAAACCGAAAAGCAGAAGAGAGGGATAATCTTGAAAGGAAAAGCATGCCTCCCTTCTGAACTGGAAATCCGTGACCCACAACTCAAACCCGTCCCGAATCGTTATCCTTCGAATCATCCCCTGGCCTAGCCTTTTCGGGCAGCACCAGCAATGCTCGAAGCTGTTTGACTGGGAATGGAAGAACCCTTCTTTTTCAATAGTGCTGAAGCCGTCTTTCCAACTGTATCTTGCTACATCATGATTTTCCGTCGGCTTTTTCACTGTATCTCCGTCATCAAAAAAA from Prosthecochloris marina harbors:
- a CDS encoding outer membrane lipoprotein-sorting protein codes for the protein MVKKTLFALVCSALLFPADRNIVFAETDGVTGRDVMVMEDERPDGDDRTSVMKMTLVNKRGSKRVREVSSYSKDYGRDKKSVMVFDRPADVKGTAFLSWEYDDPSREDDKWLYMPAMKKVRRISGASKNEYFMGSDFTYDDMGDRHVDEDTHTLQGEEAVGEQMCWKVESIPVDPDDMYTRKVLWVSKEAYMILKAEYYDKDGLLKVYRVVDFGKEGGFWTVRHSEMENVVRNHKTVMEFSAMRYDTGLGDKLFRVSSIQRGRIH
- a CDS encoding helix-turn-helix domain-containing protein, translated to MKKPTENHDVARYSWKDGFSTIEKEGFFHSQSNSFEHCWCCPKRLGQGMIRRITIRDGFELWVTDFQFRREACFSFQDYPSLLLFGFYLSGHYEAVVGKPKRSLEFCGEQQYFLYMNEPDGVGQVKAGTQLRSVSIAISPEVFFSYFKDDIGLLPPVLQEVFKEQGDSIFRKIRGITPAMHIALRQIVDCPYNGVARKLFLESRSLELMAYQLKQLSVSGTTHQKKEHVMHPGDRDRTEFAKNLLLSNLDAPPHLDELAAVTGMSHPKLNRCFRQMFGKTVFQYLKDERLRQARTMIENQGLTVTETAYSVGYSSLSHFAKAYKHHFGVSPGADFRRKKGC
- a CDS encoding DUF1302 family protein, producing MNWQKKLLQTLVVAVGYLPFAGSAAAADESSWMEWVEVDGWVEGARSVRIRSPHDALMSRVWGRLKLSAEVDDVYAHLSVDAQKNWRVEDETGIDLHEIWAEYTAEGWDVRVGRQVIIWGKADGVQITDIVSPPDYTEFITRDLEEIRLPVDAVKFRLLGDEVDMELIWIPVFRSAVQPSADNPWALEQDIPNDVRVMVSPVDEPETSLENSEIALKVSAFWSGLDVAVSVFHTWDDNPAMHRTITGNDEGEVEIHFSPEHHRMTVFGLEFSRPLSDFVFRGEAAYYLGRFFEPRSITGNPFEKNALQWLGGVDWTPGNDWSMITQLTGTAVVDHESEMAAEKHAMSATLHVSKKLMRQTLTLSNMLYYDIGEQDFFDQIKAEYAVRDDLHLFAGVDVFGGGGNSFGRYRDNSQIWVKAKYSF